A single region of the Arthrobacter sp. PAMC25564 genome encodes:
- a CDS encoding NADPH-dependent FMN reductase, with product MSKNTVLTLVGSLRAGSTNHKLAEAIALNAPEQVEVVIHDSLGNIPFYNEDIDVEGQVPAAAAALRAAANAADTLLLVTPEHNGTVPASLKNAIDWLSRPYGAGALSGKPTAVVGTAFGQFGGVWAQDEARKAVGIAGAQVLEDVKLAVPGSMVRFAEVHPKDDAEVVEQIKGVFDALAQARTVEAA from the coding sequence ATGTCCAAGAACACTGTCCTCACCCTGGTCGGCAGCCTGCGCGCCGGCTCCACCAACCACAAGCTCGCCGAGGCCATCGCACTGAACGCACCCGAGCAGGTTGAGGTTGTCATCCACGACAGCCTCGGCAACATCCCGTTCTACAACGAGGACATCGACGTCGAGGGCCAGGTCCCGGCCGCCGCAGCCGCACTGCGCGCCGCAGCCAACGCAGCCGACACCCTGCTGTTGGTCACCCCGGAGCACAACGGCACGGTACCGGCGTCGCTGAAGAATGCCATTGACTGGCTGTCCCGCCCGTACGGCGCCGGCGCACTGTCCGGCAAGCCGACCGCCGTCGTCGGCACCGCCTTCGGCCAGTTCGGCGGCGTCTGGGCCCAGGACGAGGCCCGCAAGGCCGTCGGCATCGCAGGCGCCCAGGTGCTCGAGGACGTCAAGCTGGCCGTCCCGGGCTCCATGGTCCGCTTCGCCGAGGTCCACCCGAAGGACGACGCCGAGGTTGTTGAGCAGATCAAGGGCGTCTTCGACGCCTTGGCACAGGCACGCACCGTCGAAGCAGCCTGA
- a CDS encoding TetR/AcrR family transcriptional regulator has product MSLIPIRSDAPDGRHGAPHGAAHGAAAGPETERRDAARNRELLLCAARELVEEGGVDRLTMGELAQRAGVGKGTVFRRFGSRAGLMMALLSDAEAEFQGRFMFGAPPLGPGASPLQRLIAVGTARIAWLLEFGELARAAEESAHNRFDVPAAVLWHRHLEMLLREAGVTADPWLMASALSAVLDPDRLLLAVRVQGIAPERLAGTWRELVTRVVRGA; this is encoded by the coding sequence GTGAGCCTCATCCCAATCCGCTCCGACGCGCCCGACGGCCGGCACGGTGCACCGCATGGCGCTGCGCATGGCGCAGCGGCGGGTCCGGAGACCGAACGCCGCGATGCCGCCCGGAACCGCGAGCTCCTGCTCTGCGCCGCCCGCGAGCTCGTCGAGGAAGGCGGGGTGGACAGGCTCACCATGGGCGAGCTGGCGCAGCGGGCCGGCGTCGGCAAGGGCACCGTGTTCCGCCGTTTCGGAAGCCGTGCCGGGCTGATGATGGCCCTGCTCAGCGATGCCGAGGCCGAATTCCAGGGGCGTTTCATGTTCGGGGCGCCCCCGCTGGGGCCCGGCGCTTCGCCGCTGCAGCGGCTGATTGCCGTCGGCACGGCACGCATCGCCTGGCTCCTGGAATTCGGGGAGCTGGCCAGGGCGGCCGAAGAGTCCGCGCACAACAGGTTCGACGTGCCCGCGGCCGTGCTCTGGCACCGTCACCTGGAGATGCTGCTGCGCGAGGCCGGTGTCACGGCGGACCCGTGGCTGATGGCCTCGGCGCTGAGCGCGGTGCTGGACCCGGACCGCCTGCTCCTCGCAGTCCGGGTGCAGGGGATAGCGCCGGAGCGGCTCGCGGGGACCTGGCGTGAGCTTGTCACCCGGGTCGTCCGCGGGGCGTAG
- a CDS encoding ABC transporter permease, with product MLRYLAKRAITYVVMIFLTTSAGYLLAVSTLQPALLEQERIPKPTPEQVVNSFRLKGLDPTLSPWERYVGWLTGVITRWDWGRSPNGAYINAEFGDRVWISTRLFLAAIILTLIIGVALGVYTAARQYKAADRVITSYSYLMYIVPAPIAYFLVQLGAISINDAVGERIFFVTGISTPGLEGDGWTRFLDMLAHYAVPTFAITIVGWGAYQIAQRQYLLDNVNADFVRTARAKGLTRNQAITRHALRVSFIPVAQSIAFTVPAIFAGGFFAEKIFAWHGIGSWSIDSIALQDVNAATATLAYGSVIFAVGAILADFATTLVDPRVRVR from the coding sequence ATGCTTCGATATCTCGCAAAACGTGCCATCACATATGTCGTCATGATCTTCCTGACCACCTCGGCCGGATACCTCCTCGCCGTGAGCACGCTGCAGCCGGCACTGCTGGAACAGGAGCGCATTCCGAAGCCCACGCCCGAACAGGTGGTCAATTCCTTCCGGCTCAAGGGCCTTGACCCGACGCTCAGCCCATGGGAACGCTACGTCGGATGGCTCACGGGAGTCATCACCCGCTGGGACTGGGGCCGCAGCCCCAACGGGGCCTACATCAACGCCGAGTTCGGCGACCGGGTCTGGATCTCGACCCGGCTGTTCCTGGCCGCGATCATCCTGACCCTGATCATCGGCGTCGCCCTGGGCGTCTACACCGCCGCACGGCAGTACAAGGCCGCGGACCGGGTGATCACCTCCTACAGCTACCTGATGTACATCGTTCCCGCGCCGATCGCGTACTTCCTGGTCCAGCTCGGCGCCATCAGCATCAACGACGCCGTGGGCGAACGCATCTTCTTTGTCACCGGGATTTCCACCCCCGGGCTGGAGGGCGACGGCTGGACCCGGTTCCTGGACATGCTGGCCCACTATGCGGTGCCGACGTTCGCCATCACGATCGTGGGCTGGGGCGCCTACCAGATCGCCCAGCGCCAGTACCTGCTGGACAACGTCAACGCCGACTTCGTCCGCACGGCGCGGGCCAAGGGACTGACCCGCAACCAGGCCATCACGCGGCACGCCCTGCGCGTCTCCTTCATTCCCGTGGCGCAGAGCATCGCCTTCACGGTCCCGGCGATCTTCGCCGGCGGCTTCTTCGCGGAGAAGATCTTCGCCTGGCACGGCATCGGTTCCTGGTCCATCGATTCGATCGCCCTGCAGGATGTCAACGCGGCGACGGCGACCCTCGCCTACGGCTCGGTGATCTTCGCGGTCGGGGCCATCCTCGCGGACTTTGCCACCACGCTGGTCGACCCGAGAGTGCGGGTGCGGTAA
- a CDS encoding ABC transporter permease: protein MTNLNAAGPAAAADEARFEKDDVVIAKSTIILRRFLRNRTAVAGLAIFLALTLFSFIGGFLSSWDKETIDPLNIGMPPSGEHLLGTSQAGIDLYALTVEGTRISILIGLVVGLVSVLIAAVYGCTMAYFGGRVDKVMLFILEALIMMPALLVVAVATSGGGNGLRKNLPSWLLLIIVLLVFSWMGTARLIRSLSMSLMQRDFVKAAQYMGIPARRIVWRHLVPNIGSLLVLDITRGVTGAILAEVAFSFIGIGIKVPDVSLGVLIGQATSQVSTFPWMFWVPLLVMFLLTGSLAMMNDGLRDAFDPGSGSIGSAKKRRR from the coding sequence ATGACCAACCTGAACGCCGCCGGCCCGGCGGCCGCGGCCGACGAAGCCAGGTTCGAAAAAGACGACGTCGTCATTGCGAAGTCCACAATCATCCTCCGGCGCTTCCTGCGCAACAGGACCGCCGTCGCAGGCCTGGCCATCTTTCTTGCCCTGACGCTCTTCTCCTTCATCGGCGGGTTCCTGTCCAGCTGGGACAAGGAGACGATCGACCCGCTCAATATCGGCATGCCGCCGTCGGGGGAACACCTGCTGGGTACCTCGCAGGCCGGGATCGACCTCTACGCCCTGACCGTGGAGGGGACCAGGATTTCGATCCTGATCGGCCTCGTCGTCGGCCTCGTCTCGGTGCTGATCGCCGCAGTCTACGGTTGCACCATGGCCTATTTCGGCGGCAGGGTGGACAAGGTCATGCTGTTCATCCTCGAAGCCCTGATCATGATGCCGGCCTTGCTGGTGGTGGCCGTGGCCACCAGCGGCGGCGGAAACGGCCTGCGCAAAAACCTTCCCAGCTGGCTCCTGCTGATCATCGTGCTGCTGGTCTTCAGCTGGATGGGAACCGCCCGCCTGATCCGTTCCCTCTCGATGTCCCTCATGCAGCGCGACTTCGTCAAGGCCGCCCAGTACATGGGGATCCCGGCACGGCGGATCGTCTGGCGGCACCTCGTGCCCAACATCGGCTCGCTGCTGGTCCTGGACATCACCCGCGGCGTCACCGGGGCCATCCTTGCCGAAGTGGCGTTCTCCTTCATCGGGATCGGCATCAAGGTCCCGGATGTCAGCCTGGGTGTGCTGATCGGACAGGCAACCTCCCAGGTCTCCACCTTTCCGTGGATGTTCTGGGTGCCGCTGCTCGTGATGTTCCTGCTGACCGGTTCGCTGGCCATGATGAACGACGGACTGCGCGACGCGTTCGATCCCGGCTCCGGTTCCATTGGCAGCGCAAAGAAGAGACGCAGATGA